From a region of the Pukyongiella litopenaei genome:
- the lgt gene encoding prolipoprotein diacylglyceryl transferase produces MQAAIRFPDLSPELFSISLFGMDFALRWYALAYIVGILIGWRLAVAALRRPSLWPADTPPMTAAQIEDLLTWIILGVILGGRLGFVLFYQPAYYLAHPAEILMVWQGGMSFHGGLLGVVLAAWIHARRHGIAALTLADLVTHAVPPGLLLGRLANFVNAELWGRPTTLPWGVIFPGPEAQACGNMAAEMTAGLCARHPSQLYEAALEGLLLGIVLLVMVWRRGALKRPGLVSGTFFAGYGLARFMVEFARQPDAQFVTPDNPLGLAFHVNGWGLTMGQCLSLPMIALGLWLILRARGTRT; encoded by the coding sequence ATGCAGGCTGCCATCCGTTTCCCCGATCTGTCGCCCGAACTGTTCTCGATCAGCCTGTTCGGGATGGACTTCGCGCTGCGCTGGTATGCGCTGGCCTATATCGTCGGCATCCTGATCGGCTGGCGGCTGGCGGTGGCGGCGCTGCGGCGCCCGTCCCTGTGGCCGGCCGATACCCCGCCGATGACGGCGGCGCAGATCGAGGACCTGCTGACCTGGATCATCCTCGGCGTGATCCTCGGCGGGCGGCTGGGTTTCGTGCTGTTCTATCAACCCGCCTACTACCTGGCGCACCCGGCCGAGATCCTGATGGTCTGGCAGGGCGGCATGAGCTTTCACGGCGGGCTGCTGGGCGTGGTCCTGGCGGCCTGGATCCATGCGCGGCGGCACGGCATCGCCGCCCTGACCCTGGCCGATCTGGTCACCCATGCGGTGCCGCCCGGCCTGCTGCTGGGGCGGCTGGCCAATTTCGTCAATGCCGAGCTCTGGGGCCGCCCGACGACCCTGCCCTGGGGGGTGATCTTTCCCGGCCCCGAGGCGCAGGCCTGCGGCAACATGGCCGCCGAGATGACCGCCGGCCTGTGCGCCCGGCATCCCTCGCAGCTCTACGAGGCGGCGCTCGAAGGCCTGCTGCTGGGCATCGTCCTGCTGGTCATGGTCTGGCGGCGCGGGGCGCTGAAACGGCCCGGCCTCGTCAGCGGCACCTTCTTCGCCGGCTACGGGCTGGCCCGGTTCATGGTCGAGTTCGCGCGCCAGCCGGACGCGCAATTCGTTACGCCTGACAACCCGTTAGGGCTCGCTTTTCATGTGAATGGATGGGGTCTGACCATGGGCCAGTGCCTGTCCCTGCCGATGATCGCCCTGGGCCTGTGGCTGATCCTGCGGGCGCGCGGGACCCGGACATGA
- a CDS encoding tRNA-binding protein, whose amino-acid sequence MAEIGFDDFLKVDIRVGEVVRAEPYPEARKPAIKLWIDFGAELGKKKSSAQITAHYAPDDLIGKQVLAVVNFPPRQIGRFMSEVLVLGLPDDGGEIVLIGPDGAVPANVPLGGRLH is encoded by the coding sequence GTGGCTGAGATCGGGTTCGATGATTTTCTCAAGGTCGATATCCGGGTGGGCGAGGTGGTCCGCGCCGAGCCCTATCCCGAGGCGCGCAAGCCCGCGATCAAGCTGTGGATAGATTTCGGCGCGGAACTGGGCAAAAAGAAATCCTCGGCCCAGATCACGGCGCATTACGCGCCTGACGACCTGATCGGCAAACAGGTGCTGGCGGTGGTGAATTTCCCGCCGCGCCAGATCGGGCGGTTCATGTCCGAGGTGCTGGTGCTGGGGCTTCCCGACGACGGCGGCGAGATCGTGCTGATCGGCCCGGATGGCGCGGTGCCGGCGAACGTGCCGCTGGGCGGGAGGCTGCATTGA
- the pgeF gene encoding peptidoglycan editing factor PgeF: protein MTLEILTSESLAPIRHGFFTRRGGASSGVFAGLNCGPGSSDQREAVALNRSRVADAMEVAPDALVSVHQVHSADVVTVTGPLADPPRADALVTDRPGLALAVLTADCQPVLFADAQAGVVGSAHAGWRGALDGVLDATLDAMEALGASRTTTTAVIGPAISQRAYEVGPEFLDDFLAEDADNSRFFANGTGDRLLFDLPGYGLHRLRRAGIGRAEWTRHCTYGDADRFYSYRRTTHAGEADYGRLISVIRL, encoded by the coding sequence ATGACGCTTGAGATCCTCACCTCCGAAAGTCTCGCGCCGATCCGCCACGGGTTCTTCACCCGGCGCGGCGGCGCCTCGTCCGGCGTCTTTGCCGGGTTGAACTGTGGCCCCGGATCGTCGGACCAGCGCGAGGCGGTCGCGTTGAACCGCAGCCGCGTTGCCGACGCGATGGAGGTCGCGCCCGACGCGCTGGTCTCGGTCCATCAGGTCCATTCCGCCGATGTGGTGACCGTGACCGGGCCGCTGGCCGATCCCCCCCGCGCCGATGCGCTGGTGACCGACCGGCCGGGGCTGGCGCTGGCCGTGCTGACCGCCGATTGCCAGCCGGTCCTGTTCGCCGACGCGCAGGCCGGTGTCGTCGGCTCCGCCCATGCCGGGTGGCGCGGCGCGCTGGACGGGGTGCTCGACGCCACGCTGGACGCGATGGAGGCCCTCGGCGCCAGCCGCACCACGACCACGGCGGTGATCGGTCCCGCGATCAGCCAGCGCGCCTACGAGGTCGGCCCCGAGTTTCTCGACGACTTCTTGGCCGAGGATGCGGATAACAGCCGGTTCTTTGCCAACGGCACTGGCGACCGGCTGCTGTTCGACCTGCCCGGCTATGGCCTGCACCGCCTGCGCCGCGCCGGGATCGGGCGGGCCGAATGGACGCGGCACTGCACCTATGGCGACGCGGACCGGTTCTATTCCTACCGCCGCACCACCCATGCGGGCGAGGCCGATTACGGGCGGTTGATCTCGGTCATACGGCTCTGA
- a CDS encoding YbjN domain-containing protein, translated as MALSEQYLEDDIHPIDIVEHLAENHDWDFDRLGEDQIAMAVEGQWRTYSLTLAWSGYDETLRLVCTFELDPPEDQLPRVYELINLINDQCWTGAFTYWKDQKLMVWRYGLALSGGQVAGPDQIDRMIAAAVGGAERYYPAIQLMVWGGRSPKEAMQVAIAEAYGRA; from the coding sequence ATGGCACTTTCCGAGCAGTACCTGGAAGACGACATTCACCCCATCGACATCGTCGAACATCTGGCCGAGAACCACGACTGGGATTTCGACCGGCTGGGCGAGGACCAGATCGCGATGGCGGTCGAAGGCCAGTGGCGGACCTATTCCCTGACGCTGGCATGGTCGGGCTATGACGAAACCCTGCGCCTTGTCTGCACGTTCGAACTGGACCCGCCGGAGGATCAGCTCCCGCGGGTCTATGAACTGATCAACCTGATCAACGACCAGTGCTGGACCGGTGCCTTCACCTATTGGAAGGACCAGAAGCTGATGGTCTGGCGCTACGGGCTCGCGCTGTCGGGCGGGCAGGTGGCCGGTCCCGATCAGATCGACCGGATGATCGCCGCCGCCGTGGGCGGGGCGGAACGCTACTACCCGGCGATCCAGCTGATGGTGTGGGGCGGCCGGAGCCCGAAAGAGGCGATGCAGGTCGCCATTGCAGAGGCTTACGGGCGCGCGTAA
- the cobS gene encoding cobaltochelatase subunit CobS, which produces MADGAMDINAKPTEDIHVRDVFGIDSDMVVRGFADRSERVPDLDPTYKFDPDTTLAILAGFTHNRRVMIQGYHGTGKSTHIEQVAARLNWPTVRVNLDSHISRIDLIGKDAIKLRDGKQVTEFHEGILPWALRNPTAIVFDEYDAGRADVMFVIQRVLEHDGKLTLMDQNEIITPHPYFRLFATANTVGLGDTTGLYHGTQQINQAQMDRWSLVATLNYLSHDAETMIVLSKAPHYNTEKGRKTVAQMVTVADLTRTAFMNGDLSTVMSPRTVINWAQNAEIFRNLGYAFRLSFLNKCDELERQTVAEFYQRCFDEELPESAASASLG; this is translated from the coding sequence ATGGCCGACGGCGCAATGGACATCAACGCGAAACCCACCGAAGATATCCACGTCCGCGACGTGTTCGGCATCGACAGCGATATGGTGGTGCGTGGCTTTGCCGACCGCTCGGAGCGGGTTCCCGATCTCGACCCGACCTACAAGTTCGACCCCGACACCACGCTGGCGATCCTGGCCGGTTTCACCCACAACCGCCGGGTGATGATCCAGGGCTACCACGGCACCGGCAAGTCGACCCATATCGAACAGGTCGCCGCGCGGCTGAACTGGCCCACCGTGCGCGTCAACCTCGACAGCCATATCAGCCGCATCGACCTGATCGGCAAGGATGCGATCAAGCTGCGCGACGGCAAGCAGGTGACCGAGTTTCACGAAGGCATCCTGCCCTGGGCGCTGCGCAACCCGACCGCGATCGTGTTCGACGAATACGATGCCGGCCGCGCCGACGTGATGTTCGTGATCCAGCGGGTGCTGGAACATGACGGCAAGCTGACGCTGATGGACCAGAACGAGATCATCACGCCGCATCCCTATTTCCGCCTGTTCGCCACCGCCAACACGGTTGGCCTGGGCGATACCACCGGGCTGTATCACGGCACCCAGCAGATCAACCAGGCCCAGATGGACCGCTGGTCGCTGGTGGCGACGCTGAACTATCTGTCCCATGACGCGGAAACGATGATCGTTCTGTCCAAGGCGCCGCATTACAACACCGAGAAGGGCCGCAAGACCGTGGCCCAGATGGTGACCGTGGCGGACCTGACCCGCACCGCCTTCATGAATGGCGACCTGTCCACGGTGATGAGCCCGCGCACGGTGATCAACTGGGCGCAGAATGCCGAGATCTTCCGCAACCTGGGCTACGCGTTCCGGCTGTCGTTCCTGAACAAATGCGACGAGCTGGAGCGCCAGACCGTGGCCGAGTTCTATCAGCGCTGTTTCGACGAGGAACTGCCGGAAAGCGCGGCCAGCGCGAGCCTGGGGTGA
- a CDS encoding accessory factor UbiK family protein yields the protein MQTRNKIFDDISQLMTNAMGVAQGARDEAETAMKSMIDRWLADRDLVTRDEFDAVRAMAVKAREENDALAARVAALEEALKKSG from the coding sequence ATGCAGACCCGCAACAAGATCTTCGACGACATCTCGCAGCTGATGACCAACGCGATGGGCGTGGCGCAGGGCGCGCGGGACGAGGCGGAAACCGCGATGAAATCGATGATCGACCGCTGGCTGGCCGATCGCGATCTCGTCACCCGCGATGAATTCGACGCCGTGCGGGCCATGGCGGTCAAGGCGCGCGAGGAAAACGACGCGCTGGCAGCCCGTGTCGCCGCGCTGGAAGAGGCGTTGAAAAAGTCAGGTTGA
- the proC gene encoding pyrroline-5-carboxylate reductase, producing the protein MDMSRVADRGLVLLGCGKMGSAMLAGWLEGGLPAASVWVIDPAPSDWLRAQGVHLNADLPARPAIVLVAVKPQMMGAALPAIRALGSGDTLFVSVAAGTTIATFEQVLGADTPVIRAMPNTPAAIGRGITALIGNACADAADMDLAETLLSAVGQTVRLDSESQMDAVTGVSGSGPAYVFHLIETLAAAGAAQGLDPDLAMRLAKATVAGAGALAEAADEDPARLRVNVTSPNGTTQAALEVLMDDKTGFPSLLNRAVAAATRRSEELSRG; encoded by the coding sequence ATGGACATGTCGCGGGTCGCCGATCGCGGGCTGGTGCTGTTGGGATGCGGCAAGATGGGCTCGGCGATGCTGGCCGGCTGGCTGGAGGGCGGGTTGCCCGCCGCGTCGGTCTGGGTGATCGACCCGGCGCCGTCGGACTGGCTGCGCGCGCAGGGCGTGCACCTGAATGCGGACCTGCCTGCCCGGCCCGCCATCGTCCTGGTGGCGGTGAAGCCGCAGATGATGGGGGCGGCGTTGCCCGCGATCCGGGCGCTGGGGTCAGGCGACACGCTGTTCGTTTCGGTCGCGGCGGGCACCACCATCGCCACGTTCGAACAGGTGCTGGGCGCTGACACCCCGGTGATTCGCGCCATGCCCAACACGCCGGCCGCCATCGGGCGCGGCATCACCGCGCTGATCGGCAATGCGTGCGCGGATGCCGCCGACATGGACCTGGCCGAGACGTTGCTGTCGGCGGTCGGGCAAACCGTGCGGCTGGACAGCGAAAGCCAGATGGATGCGGTCACCGGCGTCAGCGGGTCCGGCCCGGCCTATGTGTTCCACCTGATCGAAACGCTGGCGGCGGCGGGCGCGGCGCAGGGGCTGGACCCGGACCTGGCGATGCGGCTAGCCAAGGCGACCGTGGCCGGGGCCGGGGCGCTGGCCGAGGCGGCGGACGAGGATCCCGCGCGGCTGCGGGTCAATGTCACCAGCCCCAACGGCACCACGCAGGCCGCGCTCGAGGTGCTGATGGACGACAAAACCGGGTTCCCGTCCCTGCTGAACCGCGCGGTGGCGGCGGCGACGCGGCGCAGCGAGGAACTGTCCCGTGGCTGA
- a CDS encoding class I SAM-dependent methyltransferase has translation MTLRDLIAARISETGPITVADYMADCLLHPEHGYYATRDPLGAAGDFTTAPEISQIFGELLGLALAQAWLDQGRPAPFVLAEPGPGRGTLMADILRATRAVPGFAEAAQVTLIEASPTLRKIQAERLSNHTPRWLDRLDQLPDLPLFLVANEFFDALPIRQFLRDGGGWREKRIALDGGRLVFGLTDPAPQPGLAHRLADTGDGDMVEICPAAAPMAGEIAARIAGHGGAALIVDYGGWRSRGDTLQALCAHRFTDPLDAPGSADLTAHVDFEPLAAAAIASACAASPLISQGVFLERLGITARAQALAEGLAGAALDDLVAAHRRLTHPDEMGNLFKVLGLYPNGAAPLPGLEPMPAP, from the coding sequence ATGACGCTGCGCGACCTGATCGCCGCGCGGATCAGCGAAACCGGTCCGATCACCGTTGCCGACTACATGGCCGACTGCCTGCTGCATCCCGAACACGGCTATTACGCCACCCGCGACCCGCTGGGGGCGGCGGGCGATTTCACCACCGCGCCCGAGATCAGCCAGATCTTCGGCGAGCTGCTGGGGCTGGCGCTGGCGCAGGCATGGCTGGACCAGGGCCGCCCGGCGCCGTTCGTGCTGGCCGAACCCGGCCCGGGGCGCGGCACGCTGATGGCCGACATCCTGCGGGCCACCCGCGCGGTTCCGGGCTTTGCCGAGGCGGCACAGGTGACGCTGATCGAGGCCTCGCCGACCCTGCGCAAAATTCAGGCCGAGCGGCTGTCAAACCACACCCCGCGCTGGCTCGACCGGCTGGACCAGCTGCCCGACCTGCCCCTGTTCCTCGTTGCCAACGAATTCTTCGATGCGCTGCCGATTCGCCAGTTCCTGCGCGATGGCGGCGGCTGGCGTGAAAAACGGATCGCGCTGGATGGCGGGCGGCTGGTCTTCGGCCTCACCGACCCGGCGCCGCAGCCCGGCCTGGCGCACCGGCTGGCCGATACCGGCGACGGCGACATGGTCGAGATCTGCCCCGCGGCCGCCCCCATGGCCGGCGAGATCGCCGCACGAATCGCCGGGCATGGCGGCGCGGCTCTGATCGTCGATTACGGCGGCTGGCGCTCGCGCGGCGACACGTTGCAGGCGCTTTGTGCGCACCGGTTCACCGATCCGCTGGATGCGCCGGGCAGCGCCGATCTGACCGCGCATGTCGATTTCGAACCGCTGGCCGCGGCGGCAATCGCATCAGCCTGCGCCGCCAGCCCGCTGATATCGCAGGGTGTTTTCCTCGAACGGCTCGGCATCACCGCGCGTGCGCAGGCGCTGGCAGAGGGGCTTGCCGGCGCGGCGCTGGACGATCTCGTCGCCGCGCATCGGCGGTTGACGCATCCCGACGAAATGGGAAACCTGTTCAAGGTGCTGGGCCTCTATCCGAACGGGGCCGCGCCGCTGCCCGGATTGGAACCGATGCCCGCACCATGA